A region from the Perca fluviatilis chromosome 16, GENO_Pfluv_1.0, whole genome shotgun sequence genome encodes:
- the rps6kb1a gene encoding ribosomal protein S6 kinase beta-1 isoform X3, with protein MKVLKKAMIVRNAKDTAHTKAERSILEEVKHPFIVDLIYAFQTGGKLYLILEYLSGGELFMQLEREGIFMEDTACFYLAEISMALGHLHQKGIIYRDLKPENIMLNNNGHVKLTDFGLCKESIHDGTVTHTFCGTIEYMAPEILMRSGHNRAVDWWSLGALMYDMLTGAPPFTGENRKKTIDKILKCKLSLPPYLTQEARDLLKKLLKRNASLRLGAGPGDAAEVQAHPFFRHTNWDDLFARKVEPPFKPYLQSADDVSQFDSKFTSQTPVDSPDDSTLSESANQVFLGFTYVAPSVLENVKEKFSFEPKVRSPRKFPGSPRTPVSPLKFVGGECWLRGPTLTSSTVGQPMEVSTVEQMDTSSSGASEASAPLPIRHPSGINAGSYKKQTYPMNCKRPAHLRMNL; from the exons ATGAAAGTTTTGAAGAAG GCCATGATTGTGCGTAATGCAAAGGACACGGCGCACACTAAAGCTGAGAGGAGCATTCTGGAGGAGGTAAAGCATCCTTTCATCGTGGACCTCATCTATGCCTTCCAGACGGGAGGGAAGTTGTACCTTATCCTGGAGTATCTGAGCG GAGGGGAGCTGTTTATGCAACTGGAAAGAGAGGGCATCTTCATGGAAGACACAGCATG tttctaCCTGGCAGAGATCTCGATGGCGCTGGGTCACCTGCACCAGAAAGGAATCATCTATAGAGACCTGAAGCCTGAGAACATCATGCTCAACAACAACG GACATGTGAAGTTGACAGACTTTGGTCTTTGCAAAGAGTCCATCCATGACGGAACGGTCACCCACACCTTCTGTGGCACTATCGAATACAT GGCTCCAGAGATCCTAATGAGGAGTGGACACAACCGAGCAGTGGACTGGTGGAGTTTGGGAGCTCTCATGTATGACATGCTGACAGGAGCA CCTCCATTCACTGGTGAAAACCGAAAGAAGACAATTGATAAAATCTTGAAATGCAAACTCAGCCTTCCACCTTACCTCACACAAGAAGCCAGGGACCTTCTGAAAAAG CTGCTTAAACGAAATGCCTCATTGCGACTCGGGGCTGGACCAGGAGATGCTGCTGAGGTCCAG GCCCACCCATTCTTCCGGCATACAAATTGGGATGACCTCTTCGCTCGCAAAGTAGAGCCTCCATTTAAACCATACCTG CAATCGGCTGATGACGTGAGCCAGTTTGACTCCAAGTTCACCAGCCAGACTCCAGTGGACAGCCCCGACGACTCCACGCTCAGCGAAAGTGCCAATCAAGTCTTCCTG GGTTTCACATATGTAGCTCCATCTGTGCTTGAAAACGTCAAAGAGAAGTTCTCTTTCGAGCCAAAGGTGCGCTCACCACGGAAGTTCCCGGGAAGCCCAAGAACACCTGTGAG TCCGTTGAAGTTTGTCGGAGGGGAATGCTGGCTGAGGGGACCTACGCTGACCAGCAGCACTGTGGGGCAACCCATGGAGGTGTCCACAGTGGAGCAGATGGACACGAGCAGCAGCGGCGCCTCTGAGGCCTCTGCACCACTTCCCATCAGGCACCCTTCAGGCATCAATGCAGGGTCCTACAAAAAGCAGACCTACCCCATGAACTGCAAGCGGCCCGCTCATCTACGAATGAACCTATGA
- the rps6kb1a gene encoding ribosomal protein S6 kinase beta-1 isoform X1 yields the protein MAGVFDIDLDQPDENVSDDELEDGVQLGEYMDQCSGFEFNMDDCEKFEISENIVNKGTEQIRPECFELLKVLGKGGYGKVFQVRKVSGAASGKIFAMKVLKKAMIVRNAKDTAHTKAERSILEEVKHPFIVDLIYAFQTGGKLYLILEYLSGGELFMQLEREGIFMEDTACFYLAEISMALGHLHQKGIIYRDLKPENIMLNNNGHVKLTDFGLCKESIHDGTVTHTFCGTIEYMAPEILMRSGHNRAVDWWSLGALMYDMLTGAPPFTGENRKKTIDKILKCKLSLPPYLTQEARDLLKKLLKRNASLRLGAGPGDAAEVQAHPFFRHTNWDDLFARKVEPPFKPYLQSADDVSQFDSKFTSQTPVDSPDDSTLSESANQVFLGFTYVAPSVLENVKEKFSFEPKVRSPRKFPGSPRTPVSPLKFVGGECWLRGPTLTSSTVGQPMEVSTVEQMDTSSSGASEASAPLPIRHPSGINAGSYKKQTYPMNCKRPAHLRMNL from the exons ATGGCCGGGGTTTTCGACATAGATTTGGATCAACCGGATGAGAATGTCTCTGACGACGAACTTGAGGACGGG GTCCAGCTCGGGGAATACATGGACCAGTGCAGTGGATTTGAATT TAACATGGATGACTGTGAGAAGTTTGAAATTTCAGAGAACATCGTGAACAAGGGAACAGAGCAGATCAGGCCTGAATGCTTTGAGCTGCTAAAAGTTTTGGGGAAAGGTGGATATGGAAAG GTGTTTCAAGTTCGGAAGGTATCAGGTGCCGCCTCCGGGAAGATATTTGCTATGAAAGTTTTGAAGAAG GCCATGATTGTGCGTAATGCAAAGGACACGGCGCACACTAAAGCTGAGAGGAGCATTCTGGAGGAGGTAAAGCATCCTTTCATCGTGGACCTCATCTATGCCTTCCAGACGGGAGGGAAGTTGTACCTTATCCTGGAGTATCTGAGCG GAGGGGAGCTGTTTATGCAACTGGAAAGAGAGGGCATCTTCATGGAAGACACAGCATG tttctaCCTGGCAGAGATCTCGATGGCGCTGGGTCACCTGCACCAGAAAGGAATCATCTATAGAGACCTGAAGCCTGAGAACATCATGCTCAACAACAACG GACATGTGAAGTTGACAGACTTTGGTCTTTGCAAAGAGTCCATCCATGACGGAACGGTCACCCACACCTTCTGTGGCACTATCGAATACAT GGCTCCAGAGATCCTAATGAGGAGTGGACACAACCGAGCAGTGGACTGGTGGAGTTTGGGAGCTCTCATGTATGACATGCTGACAGGAGCA CCTCCATTCACTGGTGAAAACCGAAAGAAGACAATTGATAAAATCTTGAAATGCAAACTCAGCCTTCCACCTTACCTCACACAAGAAGCCAGGGACCTTCTGAAAAAG CTGCTTAAACGAAATGCCTCATTGCGACTCGGGGCTGGACCAGGAGATGCTGCTGAGGTCCAG GCCCACCCATTCTTCCGGCATACAAATTGGGATGACCTCTTCGCTCGCAAAGTAGAGCCTCCATTTAAACCATACCTG CAATCGGCTGATGACGTGAGCCAGTTTGACTCCAAGTTCACCAGCCAGACTCCAGTGGACAGCCCCGACGACTCCACGCTCAGCGAAAGTGCCAATCAAGTCTTCCTG GGTTTCACATATGTAGCTCCATCTGTGCTTGAAAACGTCAAAGAGAAGTTCTCTTTCGAGCCAAAGGTGCGCTCACCACGGAAGTTCCCGGGAAGCCCAAGAACACCTGTGAG TCCGTTGAAGTTTGTCGGAGGGGAATGCTGGCTGAGGGGACCTACGCTGACCAGCAGCACTGTGGGGCAACCCATGGAGGTGTCCACAGTGGAGCAGATGGACACGAGCAGCAGCGGCGCCTCTGAGGCCTCTGCACCACTTCCCATCAGGCACCCTTCAGGCATCAATGCAGGGTCCTACAAAAAGCAGACCTACCCCATGAACTGCAAGCGGCCCGCTCATCTACGAATGAACCTATGA
- the rps6kb1a gene encoding ribosomal protein S6 kinase beta-1 isoform X2, whose amino-acid sequence MDQCSGFEFNMDDCEKFEISENIVNKGTEQIRPECFELLKVLGKGGYGKVFQVRKVSGAASGKIFAMKVLKKAMIVRNAKDTAHTKAERSILEEVKHPFIVDLIYAFQTGGKLYLILEYLSGGELFMQLEREGIFMEDTACFYLAEISMALGHLHQKGIIYRDLKPENIMLNNNGHVKLTDFGLCKESIHDGTVTHTFCGTIEYMAPEILMRSGHNRAVDWWSLGALMYDMLTGAPPFTGENRKKTIDKILKCKLSLPPYLTQEARDLLKKLLKRNASLRLGAGPGDAAEVQAHPFFRHTNWDDLFARKVEPPFKPYLQSADDVSQFDSKFTSQTPVDSPDDSTLSESANQVFLGFTYVAPSVLENVKEKFSFEPKVRSPRKFPGSPRTPVSPLKFVGGECWLRGPTLTSSTVGQPMEVSTVEQMDTSSSGASEASAPLPIRHPSGINAGSYKKQTYPMNCKRPAHLRMNL is encoded by the exons ATGGACCAGTGCAGTGGATTTGAATT TAACATGGATGACTGTGAGAAGTTTGAAATTTCAGAGAACATCGTGAACAAGGGAACAGAGCAGATCAGGCCTGAATGCTTTGAGCTGCTAAAAGTTTTGGGGAAAGGTGGATATGGAAAG GTGTTTCAAGTTCGGAAGGTATCAGGTGCCGCCTCCGGGAAGATATTTGCTATGAAAGTTTTGAAGAAG GCCATGATTGTGCGTAATGCAAAGGACACGGCGCACACTAAAGCTGAGAGGAGCATTCTGGAGGAGGTAAAGCATCCTTTCATCGTGGACCTCATCTATGCCTTCCAGACGGGAGGGAAGTTGTACCTTATCCTGGAGTATCTGAGCG GAGGGGAGCTGTTTATGCAACTGGAAAGAGAGGGCATCTTCATGGAAGACACAGCATG tttctaCCTGGCAGAGATCTCGATGGCGCTGGGTCACCTGCACCAGAAAGGAATCATCTATAGAGACCTGAAGCCTGAGAACATCATGCTCAACAACAACG GACATGTGAAGTTGACAGACTTTGGTCTTTGCAAAGAGTCCATCCATGACGGAACGGTCACCCACACCTTCTGTGGCACTATCGAATACAT GGCTCCAGAGATCCTAATGAGGAGTGGACACAACCGAGCAGTGGACTGGTGGAGTTTGGGAGCTCTCATGTATGACATGCTGACAGGAGCA CCTCCATTCACTGGTGAAAACCGAAAGAAGACAATTGATAAAATCTTGAAATGCAAACTCAGCCTTCCACCTTACCTCACACAAGAAGCCAGGGACCTTCTGAAAAAG CTGCTTAAACGAAATGCCTCATTGCGACTCGGGGCTGGACCAGGAGATGCTGCTGAGGTCCAG GCCCACCCATTCTTCCGGCATACAAATTGGGATGACCTCTTCGCTCGCAAAGTAGAGCCTCCATTTAAACCATACCTG CAATCGGCTGATGACGTGAGCCAGTTTGACTCCAAGTTCACCAGCCAGACTCCAGTGGACAGCCCCGACGACTCCACGCTCAGCGAAAGTGCCAATCAAGTCTTCCTG GGTTTCACATATGTAGCTCCATCTGTGCTTGAAAACGTCAAAGAGAAGTTCTCTTTCGAGCCAAAGGTGCGCTCACCACGGAAGTTCCCGGGAAGCCCAAGAACACCTGTGAG TCCGTTGAAGTTTGTCGGAGGGGAATGCTGGCTGAGGGGACCTACGCTGACCAGCAGCACTGTGGGGCAACCCATGGAGGTGTCCACAGTGGAGCAGATGGACACGAGCAGCAGCGGCGCCTCTGAGGCCTCTGCACCACTTCCCATCAGGCACCCTTCAGGCATCAATGCAGGGTCCTACAAAAAGCAGACCTACCCCATGAACTGCAAGCGGCCCGCTCATCTACGAATGAACCTATGA